In Sporosarcina sp. PTS2304, a genomic segment contains:
- the addB gene encoding helicase-exonuclease AddAB subunit AddB — MSLRFVTGRSGTGKTTFIEREIAEELRERPMGTPIVVIVPDQLSYSMEYSLSVKFGLTGMIRAQVLTFKRLAWRVLQEVGGITREEVDSFGYRMLVRSVLEENKDSFKLFRRAASKHGFAEQISDVMKEFSKYCMDQQSFKELTVQLEDQQAPRILRDKAHDLQLILEKIEEKLGTSYMDSEGQLNMLAEQLEHAEWLQDASVYIDGFGDFTTQEYNIITELMKYTKRVTVVLPMEDQTQSGEHDLFYTAEQQYVTLQQIAYRESIAAEQRVHLTDMQRFSNEELIHLESQFDRYPPVAKQSDGHIQLIEATNRRAEVHAVARSIRKMMREGKRYRGMAVLYRQPDVYDELIQTIFSQYDIPVFISQKKPMLHHPLIEFARSLLEAVRTDWSYEAVFRAVKTDLFFPVAEDKTIWRERADRLENFVLAKGIHGKKRWIDEDRWKVSRYRGLEMIRTVQTDEELATQAEYMETRDIIRGPILELQEKLKAAETGRDVAEALFFTMESLRIYDKIISLQQDEQKENRLQAAAEHEQAWNSWINVLDQFVLMFGDKKLPVAETIKILDEGFDSLEFKLIPPSLDQVTVTTVELFNSMDVEAVFVLGANEGVFPLRNDREGLLTDGDREVFGELGIALAPTSKMQLMRESYMVYRAFTGASERLTVSYPLADEEGKALIPSLYIPRVQQIVEGISLELAVIEPTELPDAEDKTAYIEHPEVALSYAVRVMRQANTQHEIAPEWQAVLAYYKEDPLWSSIIQSIVQPALKRQKTEMLDSHVTAGLYGSSFTTSVSRIESYFSCPFQHFTTYGLGLQERFEFQLEAPDIGDLFHAALKWVSDEVMRQGLSWASLTKEQCWQLGREAIDALTPKFFHRILLSSQRYAYIQRKLMQIIQRTIRALQSQARNSRFTPIAIEAGFGPNEEIAPLEIQLKNGQHMHIRGRIDRVDTMKKDDQTFLRVVDYKSSARALDLTEVYYGLSLQMLTYLDVALEHAKDWLGVYADPAGVLYMYVHNPMLRLTKELTEDDVEKELLKSYKMQGYIVEDAEIALGMDEQLESESLIIPARLKKDGSFYSTSKVVPPEDLNMMRSFVRKRHQQAGDGMLAGDTRVYPYRLKEHMPCTFCSYQSICQFDQTDSTQPARNYAALKPEESLEKMWKEIDPDANSR; from the coding sequence ATGTCGTTGCGTTTTGTTACGGGTCGCTCCGGAACGGGGAAGACGACCTTTATTGAACGAGAAATTGCAGAAGAACTTAGAGAACGACCGATGGGGACGCCGATTGTTGTCATTGTACCGGACCAGTTATCGTACTCGATGGAGTATAGTCTGTCTGTAAAATTTGGCTTAACGGGTATGATCCGCGCACAAGTGCTGACGTTTAAACGCTTGGCGTGGCGCGTGTTACAAGAAGTGGGGGGCATCACACGCGAAGAGGTCGACAGCTTCGGCTACCGGATGCTTGTCCGTAGCGTCCTTGAAGAGAATAAAGACTCGTTTAAATTATTTCGTAGAGCGGCGTCCAAACATGGTTTCGCCGAACAGATTAGTGATGTAATGAAAGAGTTCAGTAAGTATTGTATGGATCAACAATCATTTAAAGAGTTGACTGTGCAGCTTGAAGATCAGCAAGCGCCGCGTATTTTACGCGATAAAGCGCATGATCTGCAGTTAATACTTGAAAAAATCGAAGAGAAGCTGGGGACGTCCTATATGGATAGTGAAGGCCAATTAAATATGCTGGCAGAGCAGTTGGAACACGCCGAGTGGCTACAAGATGCCTCTGTTTACATAGATGGATTCGGTGACTTCACGACGCAGGAATATAACATTATTACCGAGCTGATGAAGTATACGAAGCGTGTGACGGTAGTGTTGCCTATGGAAGATCAGACGCAAAGTGGCGAGCATGATTTATTTTATACAGCGGAACAACAGTATGTAACATTGCAGCAAATTGCTTATCGGGAATCTATTGCGGCTGAACAACGTGTCCACTTAACAGACATGCAACGTTTTTCAAATGAAGAATTAATTCATCTAGAATCGCAATTTGACCGCTATCCGCCAGTAGCGAAACAGTCTGACGGTCATATTCAATTAATCGAAGCGACGAATCGACGTGCTGAAGTGCATGCGGTGGCGCGTTCGATTAGGAAAATGATGCGTGAAGGGAAACGTTACCGGGGAATGGCTGTACTTTATCGCCAGCCGGATGTCTATGACGAATTAATTCAGACGATCTTTTCCCAATATGATATACCGGTATTCATTAGTCAGAAGAAGCCGATGTTGCATCATCCGTTAATTGAGTTTGCACGGTCGTTGCTTGAAGCTGTTCGAACAGACTGGTCATATGAAGCAGTGTTCCGGGCAGTGAAGACCGATTTGTTTTTTCCTGTCGCTGAAGACAAAACGATATGGAGAGAGCGTGCAGACCGCCTAGAAAACTTTGTTTTGGCGAAAGGAATCCATGGGAAAAAGCGCTGGATAGATGAAGATCGCTGGAAAGTGAGCAGATACCGCGGATTAGAAATGATCCGCACAGTGCAAACCGATGAAGAACTTGCGACGCAAGCAGAATATATGGAGACGCGTGATATAATTCGTGGTCCGATTTTAGAGCTTCAAGAAAAGTTAAAAGCAGCAGAAACAGGTCGTGACGTAGCGGAGGCATTGTTCTTTACGATGGAATCGCTGCGTATTTACGATAAAATAATTTCGCTTCAACAGGATGAACAAAAAGAAAATCGTTTGCAAGCTGCTGCAGAACATGAGCAGGCTTGGAATAGCTGGATCAATGTACTTGATCAATTTGTCTTAATGTTTGGTGATAAAAAATTGCCTGTTGCAGAAACGATTAAAATTTTAGACGAAGGATTTGATTCGCTTGAGTTTAAATTGATTCCACCTTCACTTGATCAAGTAACCGTAACGACTGTTGAGTTATTCAATTCGATGGATGTAGAGGCAGTATTTGTACTTGGTGCCAATGAAGGAGTGTTCCCGCTTAGAAATGATCGTGAGGGGTTATTGACTGATGGGGATAGGGAAGTATTTGGCGAACTCGGCATTGCACTCGCCCCTACATCAAAAATGCAATTGATGCGGGAATCCTATATGGTCTATCGTGCGTTTACGGGTGCTAGTGAGCGTCTGACAGTTAGTTATCCGTTGGCAGATGAAGAAGGAAAAGCGCTCATTCCGTCTCTTTATATACCGCGAGTACAGCAAATAGTCGAAGGGATTTCATTGGAGTTGGCGGTCATTGAACCAACAGAGTTACCAGATGCGGAAGATAAAACTGCCTACATCGAACATCCGGAAGTTGCCTTATCGTATGCGGTTCGGGTCATGCGCCAAGCAAATACGCAACATGAAATTGCGCCGGAATGGCAAGCGGTACTGGCGTATTACAAAGAAGATCCGCTTTGGTCATCTATTATTCAATCTATCGTACAGCCCGCATTGAAACGGCAAAAAACAGAAATGCTGGATTCTCATGTAACCGCTGGATTATACGGTTCTTCTTTTACTACGAGTGTATCGCGGATTGAATCGTATTTTAGTTGTCCGTTTCAACATTTTACGACGTATGGGTTAGGGCTACAGGAGCGCTTTGAATTTCAATTGGAAGCACCCGATATCGGAGATCTATTCCACGCTGCACTCAAGTGGGTATCCGACGAAGTGATGCGTCAAGGACTGTCTTGGGCTTCATTGACGAAAGAGCAGTGCTGGCAATTAGGAAGAGAAGCGATTGACGCGCTGACACCGAAGTTTTTCCATCGTATTTTATTGTCGAGTCAACGTTATGCTTATATCCAGCGGAAGCTGATGCAAATTATTCAGCGGACAATACGTGCATTGCAATCACAAGCCCGCAATTCGCGTTTCACTCCGATCGCAATCGAAGCAGGCTTCGGTCCGAATGAAGAGATTGCACCTTTAGAAATTCAGTTGAAGAATGGTCAGCACATGCATATTAGAGGACGTATTGACCGGGTAGATACGATGAAGAAAGATGATCAGACATTTTTACGAGTAGTGGATTATAAATCTTCAGCTCGTGCTTTGGATCTTACGGAAGTGTATTACGGTCTGTCGCTGCAAATGTTGACGTATTTGGACGTGGCGCTTGAACATGCCAAAGATTGGCTGGGTGTCTACGCAGATCCGGCAGGTGTGTTGTATATGTATGTGCATAATCCGATGTTGCGGTTAACGAAAGAATTAACGGAAGATGACGTAGAAAAAGAATTATTAAAGTCGTATAAGATGCAAGGATATATAGTGGAAGATGCAGAAATAGCGCTCGGAATGGATGAGCAGCTAGAGAGCGAGTCATTGATCATTCCGGCACGTTTGAAAAAAGACGGTTCGTTTTATTCCACGTCTAAAGTAGTGCCACCGGAAGATTTGAATATGATGCGCTCATTCGTACGGAAACGCCATCAACAAGCGGGTGATGGGATGCTGGCAGGCGATACGCGTGTCTATCCGTATCGTTTGAAAGAACATATGCCTTGTACATTTTGTTCGTATCAATCCATTTGCCAGTTTGACCAGACGGATTCCACTCAACCGGCTCGTAACTATGCAGCATTAAAACCTGAAGAATCTTTAGAAAAAATGTGGAAGGAGATAGATCCAGATGCGAATTCCCGATAA